One Lepus europaeus isolate LE1 chromosome X, mLepTim1.pri, whole genome shotgun sequence genomic window carries:
- the LOC133753348 gene encoding toll-like receptor 13 produces MSLTHAKSFFFLTVILRPGTDTMGVESVLPPQQLWPILIGLSLLSLAEPYGFSKCTQYALDIRHVFCIRKKITNLTDAISDIPGYTTHLNLTQNQIQVLPPHSFTNLSALVDLRLEWNSIWKISERAFWGLENLTLLNLVENKIQSVNNSFEGLSNLETLLLNHNKISHIHQDAFVPLVKLKHLSLSRNFITNFSNVLEAVQHLPCLKYLDLTNNSIISLDQSPRTLLSLTHLSLQGNKLMKLNFSALSLPNLTTLDVSRNSHQVIQRVYVQTLPQLKSLNLSATIVKLEMLPPEHLQNLREVDLSNWELRGDHLNLNAVCHLLRNLPLLEALTFQKISTDAEGIKHLANCTRLLSLDLSQSKDLGRLDGNEFVAMPSLQKLNLKKCQLSFVSNRTWSSLQNLTSLDLSHNMFKWLPDFAFSPLKSLQTLFLSRNPITEINNMTFKGLYSLKELNLAYCWIVTIDRHSFTQLPNLESLDLGGNNLRTLKYKTFESLKKLQVLILSRNRLETIEARAFSGLAYLSNLDLTSNRLSGFHKDLFLGLERLEVLNLSFNKITYETTRNLTFPPFMNLKSLKQLNLEGQAHGLQVVPVNFFQGLAGLQELLLGKNPMVFLDHLQFDPLINLTRLDISGTKAGDRSLYLNTSIFKKLKKLKILCLENNNLESLTPGMFSGLESLQVFSLRFNSLNIINQSHLENLKSLMYFDLYGNKLQCNCDNLWFKNWSTNTAHVHIPYLRSYPCQQPNSQSLLIDFDDALCNFDLGKVYFFCSFSVVLTTMVFSWFSAKITSSLWYGLYIFRAWYVAKWHRSEKEFIYDAFVSFTATDELWVYKELVPALEECGQPTFKLCLHHRDFEPGVDIFENIQNAINTSRKTLCVVSNHYLHSEWCRLEVQLASIKMFYEHEDVIILIFLEEIPDYKLSNYHRLRKLVNRQTFITWPDNVHERPLFWARIRNALGNKTVEQDNARLIVAE; encoded by the coding sequence ATGAGCCTCACCCAtgcaaagagttttttttttcttacagtaatTCTGAGGCCTGGGACTGACACGATGGGCGTGGAGAGTGTCCTGCCTCCTCAGCAGCTCTGGCCCATTTTAATTGGGCTTTCTCTACTGTCTTTGGCAGAGCCATATGGGTTCAGTAAATGCACACAGTATGCATTAGACATTCGCCATGTGTTCTGCATTCGGAAGAAGATCACTAACTTGACAGATGCCATTAGTGACATCCCTGGATATACCACTCACCTCAATCTGACACAGAACCAAATTCAGGTCCTTCCTCCCCATAGTTTCACTAATTTGTCTGCTCTGGTGGACTTGAGACTGGAGTGGAATTCCATTTGGAAGATTAGTGAGAGGGCCTTTTGGGGACTTGAAAACTTGACCCTTTTGAATTTAGTAGAAAATAAGATTCAAAGTGTGAACAACTCATTTGAGGGCCTTTCCAACTTGGAGACCTTGCTCCTGAACCACAATAAAATTTCCCATATTCACCAGGACGCCTTTGTCCCTCTTGTCAAATTGAAACATTTAAGCCTATCTCGAAACTTTATTACCAATTTTTCCAATGTACTTGAAGCAGTCCAGCATCTTCCATGCCTGAAGTATCTTGATCTTACTAACAACAGTATCATCTCCTTGGATCAAAGCCCCAGGACATTGCTTTCCTTGACCCATCTGAGCCTACAGGGGAACAAGCTAATGAAGTTAAATTTCTCTGCTTTGTCCCTGCCGAATCTGACCACTCTGGATGTCTCCCGGAATAGCCATCAAGTCATTCAGCGTGTGTATGTGCAAACTCTGCCCCAGTTGAAGAGCTTGAATCTAAGCGCAACAATAGTGAAGCTGGAAATGCTTCCACCCGAACACCTGCAGAATCTAAGGGAAGTGGACCTCAGCAACTGGGAGCTCAGAGGTGATCACTTAAACTTGAATGCAGTGTGCCACCTGCTCAGAAACTTGCCCCTATTAGAGGCTTTGACTTTTCAGAAAATCTCCACTGATGCAGAGGGCATAAAGCATCTTGCCAACTGCACCAGACTTTTGTCCCTTGACTTGAGCCAAAGCAAGGATCTGGGTCGCCTCGATGGCAATGAGTTTGTGGCTATGCCCAGCCTCCAAAAGCTGAATCTTAAAAAGTGCCAACTTTCCTTTGTCAGTAACAGGACCTGGAGTTCCCTCCAGAATTTGACATCCCTAGACCTGAGCCATAACATGTTTAAATGGCTTCCAGATTTTGCATTTTCTCCCTTGAAGAGCCTacagactctctttctctctcgaaACCCCATCACAGAAATCAATAATATGACTTTCAAGGGGCTGTATTCATTGAAGGAGCTCAACTTGGCTTATTGTTGGATAGTGACAATTGATAGACACTCCTTTACCCAGCTTCCAAACTTAGAGAGCTTAGATCTTGGAGGCAACAATCTTCGAACTCTAAAATACAAAACCTTTGAatccctgaagaagctccaagtTCTGATTCTCTCTCGGAACCGCCTGGAAACTATAGAGGCAAGAGCGTTCTCTGGCCTTGCTTACCTTTCTAATCTTGACCTGACAAGCAACAGGTTGTCAGGTTTTCATAAAGACCTCTTCTTGGGCCTGGAAAGGCTGGAAGTTTTGAATCTCAGTTTTAATAAAATCACATATGAAACTACAAGGAACTTGACATTTCCTCCATTTATGAACCTCAAGTCTTTGAAACAACTCAACCTGGAAGGACAAGCACATGGACTTCAGGTTGTTCCAGTGAACTTCTTCCAAGGGCTGGCTGGCCTGCAGGAGCTACTCCTAGGGAAAAATCCCATGGTATTCCTGGACCACCTGCAATTTGATCCCCTGATAAACCTCACAAGGCTGGATATCTCTGGAACAAAAGCTGGAGACAGAAGTCTCTATTTAAATACTTCCATATTCAAAAAACTCAAGAAATTAAAGATACTGTGCCTTGAAAACAACAACTTAGAATCGCTGACTCCTGGCATGTTCTCTGGCTTAGAAAGCCTTCAGGTCTTCTCCTTAAGATTCAATAGCTTAAACATCATTAATCAAAGCCATCTGGAAAATTTGAAGTCTTTGATGTACTTTGATCTCTATGGGAACAAACTTCAGTGCAACTGTGACAATCTGTGGTTCAAGAACTGGTCAACAAACACAGCTCATGTCCATATCCCCTACCTCCGGAGCTACCCCTGTCAGCAGCCAAATTCTCAGAGTTTGTTGATAGATTTTGATGATGCTTTGTGTAATTTTGACCTGGGAAAGGTCTACTTCTTCTGTTCCTTCAGTGTGGTCCTCACAACCATGGTCTTCTCATGGTTCAGTGCCAAGATAACTTCATCCCTGTGGTATGGGCTGTACATATTTAGAGCCTGGTACGTAGCTAAATGGCACAGGTCAGAGAAGGAGTTCATCTATGATGCCTTTGTTTCTTTCACTGCCACCGATGAGCTGTGGGTGTACAAAGAGCTTGTTCCAGCCCTAGAAGAATGTGGCCAGCCTACCTTTAAGCTCTGTCTCCATCACCGGGACTTTGAACCAGGTGTGGACATCTTTGAGAACATCCAGAATGCCATCAACACCAGCCGGAAAACTTTGTGTGTGGTCAGTAACCACTACTTGCACAGTGAATGGTGTCGGCTTGAAGTACAGCTGGCCAGCATCAAGATGTTCTACGAGCATGAAGATGTTATTATCTTGATTTTCTTGGAAGAGATCCCCGACTATAAGTTGTCCAATTACCACCGACTCCGGAAACTTGTGAACAGACAGACTTTTATCACTTGGCCAGACAATGTCCATGAAAGGCCACTCTTCTGGGCTCGCATTAGAAATGCACTGGGCAACAAAACTGTGGAGCAAGACAATGCACGACTAATTGTGGCCGAGTGA